One segment of Acidovorax sp. DW039 DNA contains the following:
- a CDS encoding alpha/beta hydrolase has translation MYQPRLPARTTHLPIRHHRYHVREWGPEHSDLPLLVLLHGWMDVGASYQFTVDALKQPRRIIAPDWRGFGLTTGPQTDHYVMADYLADLDLLLDHYAPDQTIDLVGHSMGGNVAMMYAGVRPERIRRLVNLEGFGLPATRPAQTPERYAQWIDEIKQLHQGDKDLKAYDSADGVADRLMKTNPRLGRDKATWLAQHWAQPDAQGQWRILGDAAHKVVSAQIYRVEEAVALYARITAPVLAVEATSDSLGQWWGGRYTLAEYHERLKQVPQYRIASVADAGHMLHHDQPEVVAQLIEDFLA, from the coding sequence ATGTACCAGCCGCGTTTGCCCGCCCGCACCACCCACCTGCCCATCCGCCACCACCGCTACCACGTGCGCGAGTGGGGGCCTGAGCACAGCGACCTGCCACTGCTGGTTCTGCTACACGGCTGGATGGACGTGGGCGCCTCGTACCAGTTCACCGTGGATGCACTGAAGCAGCCGCGCCGCATCATCGCGCCCGATTGGCGGGGCTTTGGCCTGACCACCGGGCCGCAGACCGACCATTACGTGATGGCCGACTACCTGGCCGACCTGGACCTGCTGCTGGACCACTACGCCCCCGACCAGACCATCGACCTGGTGGGCCACAGCATGGGCGGCAACGTGGCCATGATGTACGCCGGGGTGCGGCCTGAACGGATACGCCGCCTGGTGAACCTGGAGGGCTTTGGCCTGCCCGCCACCCGCCCCGCCCAGACACCGGAGCGCTACGCGCAGTGGATCGACGAGATCAAGCAATTGCACCAGGGCGACAAGGACCTCAAGGCCTATGACAGCGCCGATGGCGTGGCCGACCGGCTGATGAAAACCAACCCCCGCCTGGGCCGCGACAAGGCCACCTGGCTGGCCCAGCATTGGGCGCAGCCCGATGCGCAGGGGCAGTGGCGCATCCTGGGCGACGCTGCGCACAAGGTGGTCAGCGCCCAGATCTACCGCGTGGAAGAAGCGGTGGCGCTGTACGCACGCATCACCGCCCCGGTGCTGGCGGTGGAGGCCACCTCCGACAGCCTGGGTCAGTGGTGGGGCGGCCGCTACACCCTGGCCGAGTACCACGAGCGCCTGAAACAGGTGCCCCAGTACCGGATTGCCAGCGTGGCGGATGCGGGCCACATGCTGCACCACGACCAGCCGGAAGTGGTGGCTCAACTGATCGAAGATTTTCTGGCTTGA
- a CDS encoding YajQ family cyclic di-GMP-binding protein yields MPSFDTVCEANLVEVKNAVENTVKEISTRFDFKGTSASIEIKDKEITLIGDAEFQLTQIEDVLRNKLTKRNVDVRFLDKGDVQKMGGDKVKQVIKVRNGIESELAKKIQKLVKDSKLKVQAAIQGESVRVTGAKRDDLQATMALIRKDITDVPLSFDNFRD; encoded by the coding sequence ATGCCCTCTTTTGATACCGTTTGTGAAGCCAACCTCGTAGAAGTCAAGAACGCCGTGGAAAACACCGTCAAGGAAATCTCTACCCGTTTCGATTTCAAGGGCACATCGGCCAGCATTGAAATCAAGGACAAGGAAATTACCCTGATTGGCGATGCCGAGTTCCAACTGACCCAGATTGAAGACGTCCTGAGAAACAAGCTCACAAAACGCAATGTCGATGTGCGTTTTCTGGACAAGGGCGACGTGCAGAAAATGGGCGGCGATAAGGTCAAGCAAGTCATCAAGGTGCGCAACGGCATCGAGAGCGAACTGGCCAAGAAGATTCAGAAGCTGGTCAAGGACAGCAAGCTCAAGGTCCAGGCGGCCATTCAGGGCGAATCTGTGCGCGTCACCGGAGCCAAACGCGACGACCTCCAGGCGACCATGGCCTTGATTCGCAAGGACATTACCGACGTGCCGCTGTCATTCGACAACTTCCGCGACTGA
- a CDS encoding TIGR02281 family clan AA aspartic protease: protein MKTFVQTALAGALAVFASTVHAAGPSVALSGVLGSKALLVVNGTPPKGVAAGESHAGVKVIAVGKDDATIEIDGARQTIRLGESPVSVGSGGGSRRVVLMADRQGHFVNNGLINGKRMVYMVDTGASFVAIGRTDAERMGLDYTKGQPVRMNTANGVGQAWRIRLDSLTIGDIQVSGVEAVVTSEPMPFVLLGNSFLSGFQMTRANDQMVLEKRN from the coding sequence ATGAAGACCTTTGTACAAACCGCCTTGGCCGGCGCCCTGGCGGTGTTTGCCTCGACCGTTCATGCGGCGGGGCCTTCGGTTGCGCTCAGCGGTGTACTCGGCAGCAAGGCACTTCTGGTTGTCAACGGCACGCCACCCAAAGGGGTGGCTGCAGGTGAATCCCATGCAGGTGTCAAAGTCATCGCAGTCGGCAAAGACGATGCAACGATTGAAATCGATGGCGCACGCCAGACCATCCGGCTGGGAGAGTCTCCCGTCAGCGTGGGATCGGGAGGCGGCAGCAGGCGGGTGGTGCTGATGGCCGACCGGCAGGGCCATTTCGTCAACAACGGGCTCATCAACGGCAAGCGCATGGTGTACATGGTGGACACCGGGGCATCTTTTGTAGCAATTGGCCGGACCGACGCAGAACGCATGGGTCTGGACTACACCAAGGGCCAGCCCGTTCGCATGAACACTGCCAACGGTGTCGGGCAGGCATGGCGCATCCGGCTCGACTCACTGACCATTGGAGACATTCAGGTCTCTGGCGTAGAGGCCGTGGTCACGTCCGAACCCATGCCCTTCGTCTTGCTGGGCAACAGTTTTCTGAGTGGGTTTCAGATGACGCGCGCCAACGACCAGATGGTGCTGGAAAAGCGCAACTGA
- a CDS encoding LysR family transcriptional regulator, with the protein MGTHFSLFSLPLRYFLEVARTGSVNQAAMRLHVVASAVSRQLAKLEDSVGVALFERQPRGMALTAAGSRLLAHLSAQEAQALGLVQQLQDLAAQQAQQVRVACTEGFAASFLPRVMSAFRHDHPSVQLQLQVAEPQDVSALLLRGDADLALKYSVAPEKGVQVLHSAVAPVHAVVAAQHPLAVQKMVRVADVVAYPLLLGGSSTTGRQLFDLSCAVQGLRYVPAMESNFSSALLPLLGERDVVLASYLTAAEGVESGRLKALPFEEAQLQQRRIQVLALEGRQPSALVQQFAQALVSAIEQYGKRKVVRRRR; encoded by the coding sequence ATGGGAACGCATTTTTCCCTCTTCAGCTTGCCGCTGCGTTACTTTCTGGAGGTGGCTCGCACCGGCTCTGTGAACCAGGCGGCCATGCGTCTGCATGTCGTGGCCTCTGCAGTGAGCCGCCAGCTTGCCAAGCTGGAGGACTCGGTAGGTGTTGCGCTGTTTGAGCGACAGCCGCGCGGCATGGCGTTGACGGCCGCAGGCAGCCGCCTGCTGGCGCACCTGAGCGCGCAGGAGGCACAGGCCCTGGGTTTGGTGCAGCAGTTGCAGGACTTGGCTGCCCAGCAGGCGCAGCAAGTGCGGGTGGCTTGCACAGAGGGGTTTGCCGCAAGCTTTCTGCCCCGCGTCATGTCGGCCTTTCGGCACGATCACCCCAGCGTGCAATTGCAGTTGCAGGTGGCAGAACCCCAGGATGTGTCTGCATTGCTGTTGCGTGGGGATGCGGATCTGGCTCTCAAGTACAGCGTGGCACCCGAGAAAGGGGTGCAGGTGCTGCATTCGGCGGTGGCCCCGGTGCATGCCGTGGTGGCGGCCCAGCATCCGCTGGCTGTGCAAAAGATGGTGCGTGTGGCGGATGTGGTGGCCTATCCGCTGTTGCTGGGGGGCTCCAGCACCACAGGGCGGCAGCTGTTTGACCTGAGTTGTGCGGTGCAGGGCTTGCGCTACGTGCCCGCCATGGAGAGCAATTTTTCGTCTGCGCTGCTGCCCCTGCTGGGAGAGCGTGACGTGGTGCTGGCCAGCTACCTCACTGCGGCGGAGGGGGTGGAGAGCGGACGTTTGAAAGCGTTGCCTTTTGAAGAAGCCCAACTGCAGCAGCGCCGTATCCAGGTGCTGGCGTTGGAAGGGCGCCAGCCCTCTGCCTTGGTGCAGCAATTTGCCCAGGCGCTGGTGAGCGCTATCGAACAGTACGGCAAACGCAAGGTGGTGCGCCGCAGGCGTTGA
- a CDS encoding aldo/keto reductase → MQHITLGQSDLRVTPICLGTMTFGEQVSEADSHAILSHSLARGVNFIDTAEMYSVPARAETFGATETIIGNWFAKNPGARQKLVLATKVAGPSRGMPWVREGKGMTSADIIASCEGSLRRLQTDVIDLYQIHWPERHVPAFGTLYYDPSKETSQTPIHEQLETLAKLVKAGKVRYIGLSNETPYGVHEFVRLAEQHGLPRVATVQNPYCLINRTWENAMDETCHRLNVSLLAYSPLGFGLLTGKYDEHAPTDAGAPQGARIARYESVRKQRWGRPEALAAARRYNQLARDNGLTPTQMALAFCYTKWQVASTIIGVTSLAQLDEDLNAWGTTLSPEVLQAIDAIRWDVRDPAL, encoded by the coding sequence ATGCAACACATCACACTGGGTCAGAGCGATCTGCGCGTGACCCCCATCTGCCTGGGCACCATGACGTTTGGCGAGCAGGTCAGCGAGGCAGATTCCCACGCCATCCTCAGCCACTCGCTGGCGCGCGGCGTCAACTTCATCGACACGGCCGAGATGTATTCGGTGCCCGCACGGGCCGAGACTTTTGGCGCCACGGAAACCATCATCGGCAACTGGTTTGCAAAGAACCCCGGTGCCCGCCAGAAGCTGGTGCTGGCCACCAAGGTGGCGGGCCCTTCGCGCGGCATGCCCTGGGTGCGCGAAGGCAAGGGCATGACATCGGCGGACATCATCGCCTCGTGCGAAGGCAGCCTGCGCCGCCTGCAGACCGATGTGATCGACCTCTACCAGATCCACTGGCCTGAGCGCCATGTGCCCGCTTTTGGCACGCTGTACTACGACCCTTCCAAGGAAACCTCGCAAACGCCCATCCACGAGCAGCTGGAAACACTGGCCAAGCTGGTGAAGGCGGGCAAGGTGCGTTACATCGGCCTCTCGAACGAGACACCTTATGGCGTGCACGAATTTGTGCGCCTGGCCGAGCAACACGGCCTGCCGCGGGTGGCCACGGTGCAGAACCCGTACTGCCTCATCAACCGCACCTGGGAAAACGCGATGGACGAGACCTGCCATCGCCTGAATGTGTCACTGCTGGCCTATTCGCCCCTGGGCTTTGGCCTGCTCACGGGCAAGTACGACGAGCACGCACCCACCGACGCCGGTGCCCCCCAGGGCGCACGCATTGCCCGCTACGAATCGGTGCGCAAGCAGCGCTGGGGCCGCCCCGAGGCGCTGGCCGCCGCCCGCCGCTACAACCAGCTCGCGCGTGACAACGGTCTGACGCCCACGCAGATGGCGCTGGCGTTCTGCTACACCAAGTGGCAGGTGGCCAGCACCATCATCGGCGTCACATCGCTGGCGCAGCTGGACGAAGACCTGAACGCCTGGGGTACCACGCTGTCGCCCGAGGTGCTGCAAGCCATCGACGCGATCCGTTGGGACGTGCGCGACCCTGCACTGTGA
- a CDS encoding HD domain-containing phosphohydrolase encodes MSTPLHLGRNQQDSEYEDLLSLWADLESALSLLLSKPLLVQDFSAKVRQLDSWLQDLVAHDIDAALYLMFQLAATSTVGYSASHALVCATLCNIMAREFQLPRHERDSLVRAALTMNIGMTALQNELAEQRDKPNAQQKEAIQSHPLDSQALLERVFVSDALWLDLVGQHHDNVSDKVPLASQPPVDRLTRILGTIDRYAAMISPRKSRAGRSATDSVRAIVGQEVEQTDEVSYTLVRAIGLCPPGTFVKLDNGETGIVLRRSDKPNMPLVASLLDRTGNHKPQPSLHATALGKPRIQSALARSAVKVELNHQIMVRIGLYAAAQHNTEIHSLVTTPATLGLQ; translated from the coding sequence ATGTCTACCCCTTTGCACCTGGGCAGAAACCAGCAAGACAGTGAGTACGAAGACTTGCTGAGCCTGTGGGCCGATCTGGAATCAGCCCTCTCCTTGCTGCTGTCCAAGCCCCTGCTGGTTCAGGACTTCTCGGCCAAGGTTCGCCAACTGGACAGCTGGCTGCAGGATCTGGTCGCGCACGACATTGATGCCGCTCTGTACTTGATGTTCCAGCTTGCCGCCACGTCCACCGTGGGTTACAGCGCATCACACGCGCTGGTCTGCGCGACCCTGTGCAACATCATGGCCCGCGAATTTCAACTGCCCCGCCATGAGCGCGACAGCCTGGTGCGTGCAGCACTGACCATGAACATTGGCATGACAGCACTGCAGAACGAACTGGCCGAGCAGCGCGACAAGCCCAACGCCCAGCAGAAGGAAGCCATCCAGAGCCATCCGCTGGACAGCCAGGCCCTGCTGGAGAGGGTGTTTGTATCTGATGCACTATGGCTTGATCTGGTGGGTCAGCACCACGACAACGTGTCTGACAAGGTTCCGCTGGCCAGCCAACCGCCGGTTGACCGACTGACCCGCATTCTCGGCACCATAGATCGCTACGCGGCCATGATCAGTCCGCGCAAATCCCGCGCAGGTCGCAGTGCCACCGACTCCGTGAGGGCCATCGTGGGGCAGGAGGTGGAACAAACCGACGAGGTGAGTTACACGCTGGTGCGCGCCATTGGTCTGTGCCCACCCGGCACCTTTGTCAAACTCGATAACGGCGAGACGGGCATTGTTCTGCGCCGCAGCGACAAGCCCAATATGCCGCTGGTGGCCAGCCTGCTGGACCGCACAGGCAACCACAAGCCACAGCCCAGCCTGCACGCTACGGCACTGGGCAAACCCCGCATCCAGTCGGCGCTTGCGCGCTCTGCCGTGAAGGTGGAGCTGAACCACCAGATCATGGTGCGCATCGGCCTGTATGCGGCGGCCCAGCACAACACCGAAATCCACAGCCTGGTGACCACCCCCGCCACACTGGGCCTGCAGTAA
- a CDS encoding tripartite tricarboxylate transporter substrate binding protein: protein MKPIRALALVAATLTALLACGAQAQQHTSAEADWPQRAIKLVVPFPPGGGTDAVARALAQKLATRLGKPVLVDNKPGASTIIGTDSVVKAEPDGYTLLVSGSTSYTVNAALRPKLPYDPLKDLAPIAIVAKAPLVLVVNASSPYKDLGALLAAAKAQPKSINYATFGSGSAPHLVGALLEQATGVRLQDVPYRGSAQAMMGLIGGEIQLAIDTVASAAPHVKAGKLRALAIAGNDRSKALPTVPTMQELKLPEAAFDGWYAISAPARTHATILAKLQKEVDAVMRDSGMQEQVRNQGMEPVFIGPKPMAAAMEDEIGRYRALAHRAQIVVE, encoded by the coding sequence ATGAAACCTATCCGCGCCCTGGCCCTTGTGGCCGCCACGCTCACTGCGCTGCTTGCCTGCGGTGCGCAAGCCCAGCAACACACCAGCGCCGAAGCAGACTGGCCCCAGCGCGCGATCAAGCTGGTCGTGCCCTTCCCGCCCGGCGGCGGCACGGATGCCGTGGCCCGCGCCCTGGCGCAGAAGCTGGCCACCCGCCTGGGCAAACCCGTGCTGGTAGACAACAAACCCGGGGCCTCCACCATCATCGGCACCGACAGCGTGGTCAAGGCCGAGCCTGACGGCTACACGCTGCTGGTCTCCGGCTCCACCAGCTACACCGTCAATGCAGCCCTGCGGCCCAAGCTGCCTTACGATCCGCTCAAGGACCTGGCCCCCATTGCCATCGTGGCCAAAGCGCCGCTGGTGCTGGTGGTCAATGCCAGCTCCCCCTACAAAGACCTGGGCGCACTGCTGGCTGCCGCCAAGGCGCAGCCCAAGTCCATCAACTACGCCACCTTCGGCTCGGGCTCTGCGCCCCATCTGGTGGGTGCCTTGCTGGAGCAGGCCACCGGAGTGCGCCTGCAGGATGTGCCGTACCGCGGCAGCGCACAGGCCATGATGGGCTTGATCGGCGGAGAAATCCAGCTGGCGATCGATACCGTGGCCAGCGCCGCGCCCCACGTCAAGGCAGGCAAGCTGCGCGCTTTGGCCATCGCGGGCAATGACCGGTCCAAAGCCCTGCCCACAGTGCCCACCATGCAGGAGCTCAAGCTCCCCGAAGCGGCGTTTGACGGCTGGTATGCCATTTCCGCCCCCGCGCGCACACACGCCACCATCCTGGCGAAGCTGCAAAAAGAAGTGGATGCCGTCATGCGCGACAGCGGCATGCAGGAACAGGTGCGCAACCAGGGCATGGAGCCCGTCTTCATCGGCCCCAAACCCATGGCAGCAGCCATGGAGGACGAAATCGGCCGCTACCGCGCCCTGGCCCACCGCGCACAGATCGTGGTGGAGTGA
- a CDS encoding aminoacyl-tRNA deacylase → MAKKDHVSETPATQMLRKHKVDFTEHPYEYLEHGGAQHSAAVLGLEPFMVVKTLIMQDQDAKPLVVLMHGNRKVSTKNLARQIGAKSVEPCAPEVANRHSGYLVGGTSPFATRRSMPVYIEQTILELPRIAINGGRRGFLVQIDPQVCVALLGAQPVQCALAE, encoded by the coding sequence ATGGCCAAGAAAGATCACGTTTCTGAAACGCCTGCCACCCAGATGCTCCGAAAGCACAAGGTAGATTTCACCGAGCACCCCTACGAATACCTTGAACACGGCGGTGCCCAACATAGCGCTGCTGTGCTGGGCCTGGAACCTTTTATGGTGGTCAAGACCTTGATCATGCAGGATCAGGATGCCAAGCCGCTGGTCGTGCTCATGCACGGCAATCGCAAGGTGTCTACCAAGAATCTGGCGCGCCAGATCGGGGCGAAATCGGTGGAGCCCTGTGCGCCGGAAGTCGCCAATCGCCACAGCGGCTACCTCGTGGGCGGGACTTCTCCGTTTGCCACACGCCGGAGCATGCCGGTTTACATCGAGCAGACCATTCTTGAACTGCCCCGCATTGCCATCAACGGAGGGCGACGCGGCTTTCTGGTCCAGATCGATCCCCAGGTGTGTGTGGCCCTGCTGGGTGCCCAACCTGTGCAGTGTGCGCTGGCAGAATAG
- a CDS encoding M20 family metallopeptidase has product MSRDQLIAAVHQHFDQGRFAQDLARRVAWRTESDTGTVPPALREYLTQEMVPTLQPLGFDCTIIDNPSPQGGPLLLARRVEDPALPTVLSYGHGDVVNGQENGWREGLSPWVLTQEGDRWYGRGTADNKGQHTVVFTALAHAIAARGGKLGYNVTLLLEMGEEAGSPGLAQVCADHAEALRADLFVASDGPRINVERPTLFLGSRGAINFSLTVRSRDKAYHSGNWGGVLANPATVLSHALASMVDAHGRVLVPGLLPASVPDKLRTALKDVAIGTGADDPALTPGWGEPGLTPAEQLVGWNTLEVLALGSGNAQRPINAIPSQAVAHCQLRFVVGTDWKNVQATLRQHLDAHGFEQVDISMGMMCGATRLDLGNPWVDWTLASMERSAGQSATLLPNLAGSLPNDIFADQLGLPTLWIPHSYPACAQHAPNEHLLGSVAREGLAVMAGLFWDLGEPAGVPWKEGALSTTSA; this is encoded by the coding sequence ATGAGCCGCGACCAACTGATTGCCGCCGTACACCAGCACTTTGACCAGGGCCGCTTCGCCCAGGACCTGGCCCGCCGCGTGGCCTGGCGCACCGAAAGCGACACCGGCACCGTGCCGCCTGCGCTGCGCGAGTACCTCACCCAGGAAATGGTGCCCACGCTGCAGCCCCTGGGTTTTGACTGCACCATCATCGACAACCCCTCGCCCCAGGGCGGCCCGCTGCTGCTGGCGCGCCGGGTAGAAGACCCCGCGCTGCCCACCGTGCTGAGCTACGGCCACGGTGACGTGGTCAACGGTCAGGAAAACGGCTGGCGCGAAGGTCTGTCGCCCTGGGTGCTGACGCAGGAAGGCGACCGCTGGTATGGCCGTGGCACAGCCGACAACAAGGGGCAGCACACGGTGGTGTTCACCGCACTGGCCCACGCCATTGCCGCGCGCGGCGGCAAGCTGGGCTACAACGTCACGCTGCTGCTGGAGATGGGCGAAGAAGCCGGCTCCCCCGGCCTGGCCCAGGTCTGCGCCGACCATGCAGAAGCCTTGCGGGCCGATCTGTTTGTGGCCAGCGACGGCCCACGCATCAATGTGGAGCGCCCTACCCTGTTCCTGGGTTCGCGCGGTGCCATCAACTTCTCGCTCACTGTGCGCAGCCGCGACAAGGCCTACCACTCAGGCAACTGGGGCGGCGTGCTGGCCAACCCGGCCACGGTGCTCAGCCATGCGCTGGCCAGCATGGTGGATGCGCATGGGCGCGTGCTGGTGCCCGGCCTGCTGCCCGCCAGCGTGCCTGACAAACTGCGCACCGCACTCAAGGATGTCGCCATCGGCACCGGCGCGGACGACCCCGCCCTCACCCCCGGCTGGGGCGAGCCGGGCCTCACACCCGCAGAGCAACTGGTGGGCTGGAACACGCTGGAAGTGCTGGCCCTGGGCTCGGGCAATGCACAGCGGCCCATCAATGCCATCCCCTCGCAAGCGGTGGCGCACTGCCAGCTGCGGTTTGTGGTGGGAACCGACTGGAAGAACGTGCAGGCCACGCTGCGCCAGCACCTGGATGCCCACGGCTTTGAGCAGGTGGACATCTCCATGGGCATGATGTGTGGCGCCACGCGGCTGGATCTGGGCAACCCCTGGGTGGACTGGACGCTGGCCAGCATGGAACGCAGCGCAGGCCAAAGCGCCACGCTGCTGCCCAACCTGGCGGGCTCGCTGCCCAACGACATCTTTGCCGACCAGCTGGGCCTGCCCACGCTGTGGATTCCGCACTCCTACCCCGCCTGTGCGCAGCATGCGCCCAACGAGCATTTGCTGGGCTCCGTCGCCCGCGAAGGGCTGGCCGTGATGGCCGGGCTGTTCTGGGATTTGGGCGAGCCCGCAGGCGTGCCGTGGAAAGAAGGCGCACTGAGCACGACCAGCGCCTGA
- the plsY gene encoding glycerol-3-phosphate 1-O-acyltransferase PlsY, whose protein sequence is MTAVYPLIATVVAYLLGSLSFAVIVTRVMGLSDPRTYGSKNPGATNVLRSGSKAAAIVTLLLDALKGWLPVVLVRWFGKPYGLEEGTVALVGLAAFLGHLWPVFFRFQGGKGVATALGVLLGVSGWLGLITAVTWLLVAVFFRYSSLASLVAAALAPVFYLLADGPLWYAEQSIAVSIAVMALLLWWRHRENIQRLLEGKESKLGQSKNKK, encoded by the coding sequence TTGACTGCCGTGTACCCCCTGATCGCCACCGTGGTGGCTTACCTGCTGGGCTCTTTGTCGTTTGCCGTGATCGTCACGCGCGTCATGGGCCTGAGTGACCCACGCACCTACGGCAGCAAGAACCCCGGTGCCACCAATGTGCTGCGCTCGGGCAGCAAGGCGGCCGCCATCGTCACCTTGCTGCTCGACGCCCTCAAGGGCTGGCTGCCGGTGGTGCTGGTGCGCTGGTTTGGCAAACCCTATGGTCTGGAAGAGGGCACAGTGGCCTTGGTGGGCTTGGCCGCTTTTCTGGGGCATCTGTGGCCTGTGTTTTTTCGCTTTCAGGGGGGTAAAGGCGTTGCCACTGCCTTGGGTGTATTGCTGGGTGTGAGTGGGTGGCTGGGGCTGATCACTGCGGTGACTTGGCTGCTGGTGGCTGTGTTTTTTCGCTACTCGTCTCTTGCCTCTTTGGTGGCTGCCGCGCTCGCCCCGGTCTTTTATCTGCTTGCAGATGGCCCCCTGTGGTATGCCGAGCAGAGTATTGCTGTCTCCATAGCCGTGATGGCGTTGCTGCTGTGGTGGCGGCACCGAGAGAACATCCAGCGCTTGCTGGAGGGCAAGGAGTCCAAGCTAGGCCAATCCAAGAACAAGAAGTGA
- the murB gene encoding UDP-N-acetylmuramate dehydrogenase translates to MVVEKNVPLQPWNTFGIAARATSLVRIHSVSDLLRLREQPGVSGAPFFVLGGGSNIVLTGDVKPLVLKMEIKGFRLVEETPKAWIVEAGAGELWHDCVAWTLRHGFPGLENLALIPGTVGASPVQNIGAYGVELQDRFDSLDAVDMQTGQTFTLNAGQCGFGYRDSVFKHGGPSVSVDAGDSRNMGLAGRAVITHVRFRLPRPWKPVLGYLDLARRQEESGIAEPDALQIFDWVCDIRRSKLPDPAVVGNAGSFFKNPTVSEDQCRDIIAREPRIVHYPMPDGSVKLAAGWLIDACGWRGKTIGKAGVYEKQALVLVNRGTPADSVTGGEVMTLAKAIQTSVYERFGIRLEPEPVVV, encoded by the coding sequence ATGGTAGTCGAGAAAAACGTCCCTTTACAGCCTTGGAATACCTTTGGAATCGCCGCCCGGGCGACGTCGCTGGTGCGTATCCATTCGGTGTCTGATTTGTTGCGTCTGCGGGAGCAGCCCGGGGTTTCGGGTGCGCCTTTTTTTGTGCTGGGCGGGGGCAGCAATATTGTGCTCACGGGAGATGTGAAGCCTTTGGTGCTCAAGATGGAAATCAAGGGGTTTCGGCTGGTGGAGGAAACGCCCAAGGCCTGGATTGTGGAGGCGGGGGCTGGAGAGCTCTGGCATGACTGCGTGGCTTGGACCTTGCGCCACGGATTTCCGGGGCTTGAGAATCTGGCGCTGATTCCCGGGACTGTGGGTGCCTCCCCCGTACAGAATATCGGCGCGTATGGCGTTGAGCTGCAGGACCGGTTTGATTCTCTGGATGCCGTGGACATGCAGACAGGGCAGACGTTTACTTTGAACGCCGGGCAGTGCGGCTTTGGATACCGGGACTCTGTGTTCAAGCACGGCGGGCCCTCGGTGTCTGTGGATGCAGGGGACTCCCGGAACATGGGCCTGGCAGGCCGTGCGGTGATTACCCACGTACGGTTTCGGCTGCCGCGGCCCTGGAAACCCGTGTTGGGTTATCTGGATTTGGCTCGCCGCCAGGAGGAGTCGGGTATCGCCGAGCCGGACGCCCTGCAGATATTTGATTGGGTGTGTGACATCCGTCGATCCAAGCTCCCTGATCCTGCTGTGGTGGGGAATGCTGGGAGCTTCTTCAAAAACCCGACGGTTTCCGAAGATCAGTGCCGGGACATCATTGCCCGTGAACCCCGTATCGTTCACTACCCCATGCCCGATGGCTCGGTGAAGCTGGCTGCCGGGTGGTTGATTGATGCGTGTGGCTGGAGAGGGAAGACCATCGGCAAGGCTGGTGTCTATGAGAAACAGGCCCTTGTGCTCGTCAACCGCGGCACGCCCGCTGACAGCGTGACCGGTGGCGAGGTCATGACGCTGGCAAAGGCAATTCAGACCAGCGTGTATGAGCGTTTTGGTATTCGCCTTGAGCCTGAGCCGGTGGTGGTTTAA